In a genomic window of Candidatus Flexicrinis proximus:
- a CDS encoding tetratricopeptide repeat protein, which translates to MTEDAKKLQDKGIAAYQKKNYEQAVQLFNQAQAAFEQAGAKDKAVEMQVNIGLVHRALGENQQALDIMTAALAVFQQLGDALRAAQVLGNMGGVYAALGDHEQAYNCYIQAADTFQELGEKKMHADTLIAISTLQVKERKFIAGADTYEEGLKGLEKLSPQQRVLRWAMRRRNQVMKRGG; encoded by the coding sequence ATGACCGAAGACGCGAAGAAGTTGCAGGATAAAGGCATCGCCGCCTATCAGAAGAAGAATTACGAGCAGGCCGTCCAGTTGTTCAATCAGGCACAGGCCGCTTTCGAACAGGCAGGCGCCAAAGACAAAGCCGTTGAAATGCAGGTCAACATCGGGCTGGTACACCGCGCCCTTGGCGAGAACCAGCAGGCACTCGACATCATGACCGCGGCGCTGGCCGTATTCCAGCAGCTCGGTGACGCGCTGCGTGCCGCGCAGGTGCTCGGCAACATGGGCGGCGTCTATGCGGCGCTGGGCGACCACGAGCAGGCCTATAACTGTTACATTCAGGCCGCCGACACCTTCCAGGAACTAGGCGAAAAGAAGATGCACGCCGACACCCTGATCGCCATCAGTACCTTGCAGGTCAAGGAGCGTAAGTTCATCGCCGGCGCCGACACCTACGAGGAAGGTCTGAAGGGTCTCGAAAAACTCAGCCCCCAGCAGCGCGTCCTGCGTTGGGCCATGCGCCGTCGCAATCAGGTTATGAAGCGCGGCGGATAA
- a CDS encoding peptidylprolyl isomerase, translated as MKRAFVILLLVVAAVLAACAGGDVPPPENMTPLALPDVVARVNGSDITRADYERALVRLSGAGVVAQSITDQVINTLIEQRIIEQAAVELNVSVTEADVEGEINALKALTADWNAWLAENGYTEPEFRQAIQSNLLTQRVRDAVLAQTGDVNTVRTVHARHILVASQAEADAVMQRLQNGEVFEALAAEVSRDVTTRDTGGNLGFFVRDDLTTPQLADLAFTLEPGQMAGPVETALGWHIVQTLEFGERPVATGGEAIALEQRFTDWLASRRQAATIEKLF; from the coding sequence TTGAAACGCGCCTTTGTTATCCTGTTGTTGGTGGTCGCGGCGGTTCTGGCGGCCTGCGCTGGTGGGGACGTCCCCCCGCCCGAAAACATGACCCCCCTCGCGCTGCCCGACGTGGTCGCGCGCGTCAATGGCAGCGACATCACCCGCGCCGACTACGAGCGCGCCCTCGTGCGCCTTTCCGGTGCAGGCGTCGTCGCCCAATCCATCACCGATCAGGTCATCAACACCCTGATCGAGCAGCGCATCATCGAACAGGCCGCCGTCGAGCTGAACGTTTCGGTGACCGAGGCCGATGTCGAAGGCGAGATCAACGCATTAAAGGCGTTGACCGCCGACTGGAACGCCTGGTTGGCCGAAAACGGCTATACCGAACCAGAGTTCCGTCAGGCCATCCAGTCGAACCTGCTCACTCAGCGCGTCCGCGATGCCGTTCTCGCGCAGACCGGCGATGTCAACACCGTCCGCACCGTCCACGCGCGCCATATCCTTGTGGCGTCTCAGGCGGAAGCCGACGCCGTAATGCAGCGGCTTCAGAATGGCGAAGTCTTCGAGGCGCTTGCCGCCGAGGTCAGCCGCGACGTGACCACGCGCGACACTGGTGGAAACCTCGGCTTCTTCGTGCGTGACGATCTGACCACGCCGCAGCTCGCCGACCTGGCCTTTACGCTGGAGCCGGGGCAGATGGCCGGCCCGGTTGAGACCGCCCTGGGCTGGCACATCGTCCAGACGCTGGAATTTGGCGAGCGTCCCGTCGCCACCGGCGGCGAAGCCATCGCCCTGGAACAGCGCTTCACCGACTGGCTCGCCTCGCGCCGTCAGGCCGCCACCATCGAGAAGCTGTTTTAG